In a genomic window of Leifsonia xyli subsp. cynodontis DSM 46306:
- a CDS encoding discoidin domain-containing protein, whose protein sequence is MRHVFTHARPRWLTIAAAAIVAIPAALVGAQPALAAGTTYYVDSAAGSDTNAGTSPSDPWHSLAKVNSTGFAPGDSVLFKGGSIWTGSLLITSSGTSSAPITIGSYGTGRPLLNGATTATNTVEVQNAHDVTITGLEITNSSDFAASTSHIYRGIYVEAKDLGEVPGILIENNDVHTVDGVGASGGIGNGGIAVGVRGNTTPTWYSGLRITGNEVADINAYGISTFTTWCAGCEIYSSETGIPATEVASTRVPYTGLSIDSNYVHDVTGGGITPQYADNVLVQYNTVDRAASHQLVAGGGNVGIWWQGTDGILVQRNTVRHTASEGIYSNADALAFDADMGTTHSTVQDNISDSNNGGFFMCLISSYNNQVRYNLSVDDKRLTFRFLSGCANTRAYNNTIWATATPAPTLTAPGVPGAPEPMVGIIAADTSSNSVSPTHTLADNIIYNPANVPYNVSGQKANHYSHNLYWSGASSTTPAANDPAPAMGDPAVANPAAALPASGFITPAQFTAYVSAYTPDSGSPARGIGVSEWGQTKDELGTAVPMGAVDAGAIQHAVTETASTTLGTSIGNIANVVDGRSSTSWASADSPTFPGNVTVQFGEARTFDAVTLAAAFGQGQGPTSVDVQTWNGSSWVTSVRSASLNWHQNSTNVEYAKVPLPAAVSTTQLRLLVRAGNTTWGHIALYEVGASYQGVAATSMGELSATNTTAALIDDDTATSWASSSGSLGYIEIDSPPVTADSITFQVAFGQGQGPTSVFVQALNGDDGPWQTVVPITALSWSQNTSTVESRTVTFHAPMTATRFEIQIRGANLTWGHVALNEVSVQ, encoded by the coding sequence ATGAGGCATGTATTCACCCATGCCCGCCCGCGGTGGCTCACCATCGCGGCAGCGGCGATCGTTGCGATACCGGCCGCGCTCGTCGGCGCGCAACCCGCTCTCGCGGCGGGGACCACCTACTACGTCGACTCCGCAGCCGGCAGCGACACGAACGCCGGGACATCCCCGAGCGATCCGTGGCACTCACTGGCGAAAGTGAACTCCACCGGTTTCGCACCCGGCGATAGCGTCCTGTTCAAAGGCGGCTCCATATGGACCGGCTCGCTGCTGATCACCTCCTCCGGGACGTCCTCGGCTCCGATCACGATCGGTTCCTATGGCACCGGGCGTCCGCTGCTGAACGGAGCGACGACGGCCACGAACACGGTCGAGGTGCAGAACGCGCACGATGTGACGATCACGGGACTGGAAATCACCAACTCGAGCGACTTCGCCGCCTCGACCAGTCACATCTACCGCGGGATCTACGTCGAGGCCAAGGACCTGGGCGAGGTTCCCGGAATCCTGATCGAGAACAACGACGTCCACACGGTCGACGGCGTGGGCGCCTCCGGTGGGATCGGCAACGGCGGCATCGCCGTCGGGGTTCGAGGGAACACGACGCCGACCTGGTATTCCGGCCTCCGCATCACGGGAAACGAGGTCGCCGACATCAACGCCTACGGCATCTCCACCTTCACCACCTGGTGCGCGGGATGCGAAATCTATTCTTCGGAGACGGGCATTCCCGCCACCGAAGTCGCCTCGACCCGGGTTCCGTACACGGGCCTGAGCATCGACAGCAACTACGTCCACGACGTCACCGGCGGGGGCATCACTCCGCAGTACGCCGACAACGTGCTCGTGCAGTACAACACCGTCGATCGCGCCGCGTCCCATCAGCTCGTCGCAGGAGGCGGCAACGTCGGCATCTGGTGGCAAGGCACCGATGGCATCCTGGTCCAACGCAACACGGTCCGGCACACCGCCTCGGAGGGCATCTACTCGAACGCGGATGCGCTCGCTTTCGACGCGGACATGGGAACCACCCACTCAACGGTCCAAGACAACATCAGCGACAGCAACAACGGCGGCTTCTTCATGTGCCTGATCTCGTCGTACAACAACCAGGTCCGCTACAACCTCAGCGTCGACGATAAGCGGCTGACCTTCCGCTTCCTCAGCGGGTGCGCGAACACGCGTGCCTACAACAACACCATCTGGGCAACGGCGACCCCGGCGCCGACGTTGACGGCTCCGGGCGTTCCCGGGGCTCCGGAGCCGATGGTGGGCATCATCGCCGCAGACACCTCCAGCAACTCGGTCTCGCCCACGCACACCCTGGCAGACAACATCATCTACAACCCCGCGAACGTCCCGTACAACGTCAGCGGGCAGAAGGCGAACCACTACTCCCACAACCTGTACTGGAGCGGCGCGTCGTCGACCACCCCGGCGGCCAACGACCCCGCGCCCGCGATGGGCGACCCCGCCGTCGCGAACCCGGCTGCCGCCCTCCCCGCAAGCGGGTTCATCACTCCCGCTCAATTCACCGCCTACGTCTCCGCCTACACCCCGGACTCGGGTTCGCCGGCTCGTGGAATCGGCGTCTCAGAGTGGGGACAGACCAAGGACGAGCTCGGCACCGCTGTCCCGATGGGCGCCGTCGACGCCGGAGCGATCCAGCACGCTGTGACAGAGACCGCTTCCACAACGCTGGGCACTTCGATCGGGAACATCGCGAACGTTGTGGACGGGAGGAGCTCGACGTCGTGGGCGTCCGCGGACTCGCCCACGTTCCCCGGGAATGTCACTGTGCAGTTCGGCGAGGCCCGCACCTTCGATGCCGTCACTCTCGCCGCCGCATTCGGACAAGGCCAGGGGCCGACGAGCGTCGACGTTCAGACCTGGAACGGCAGCTCATGGGTCACCTCCGTCCGTTCCGCAAGCCTGAACTGGCACCAGAACAGCACGAACGTCGAATATGCCAAGGTCCCGCTTCCCGCCGCTGTGTCCACCACGCAACTGCGGCTGCTGGTCCGTGCGGGCAACACCACCTGGGGGCACATCGCCCTCTACGAAGTCGGAGCCAGCTATCAAGGTGTGGCCGCCACCTCCATGGGTGAACTCAGCGCCACGAACACCACGGCGGCGCTCATCGACGACGACACCGCGACCTCCTGGGCCTCGTCGAGCGGCTCCCTCGGGTACATCGAAATCGACAGTCCGCCCGTGACCGCCGACTCGATCACCTTCCAGGTCGCCTTCGGACAAGGGCAAGGACCGACGTCCGTGTTCGTGCAGGCGTTGAATGGAGACGACGGTCCCTGGCAGACGGTCGTCCCCATCACGGCGCTGAGCTGGTCGCAGAACACCTCAACCGTCGAGAGCCGCACGGTGACCTTCCACGCTCCGATGACGGCGACACGATTCGAAATACAGATCAGGGGAGCCAACCTCACCTGGGGACACGTCGCCCTGAACGAGGTCTCCGTGCAGTGA
- a CDS encoding prenyltransferase — MTVAAPPPFRQLFIASRPLSWINTAYPFAAAYLLAAREVDAVFIVGTLFFLIPYNLTMYGANDVFDYASDLRNPRKGGVEGALLDPGTHRRTLFAAAATSLPFLVVLVLAGPPLSGAVLAGSLFFALAYSVKGLRFKEVPFLDSATSSIHFVSPALYGLALAGATVTPGLWLVLLAFFLWGVGSHAFGAVQDVVPDREAGIASVATVLGAARTVRLAIAAWALAALVALAIPWPGPLAAVLALPYILVAAPFWSVPDDRASFANRGWRRFLRINYACGFLLTLLLIGYALHSV, encoded by the coding sequence GTGACCGTCGCCGCACCGCCGCCGTTCCGCCAGCTGTTCATCGCCTCCCGGCCGCTCAGCTGGATCAATACCGCTTACCCCTTCGCCGCCGCCTACCTCCTCGCGGCGCGCGAGGTGGACGCTGTCTTCATCGTCGGCACGCTCTTCTTCCTCATCCCGTACAACCTCACGATGTACGGGGCGAACGACGTCTTCGACTACGCCTCCGATCTGCGCAATCCGCGCAAGGGCGGCGTCGAAGGCGCTTTGCTCGACCCGGGGACGCACCGCAGGACGCTCTTCGCGGCGGCGGCCACGAGCCTTCCCTTCCTCGTCGTCCTGGTGCTCGCCGGTCCGCCGCTCTCCGGGGCGGTGCTCGCGGGCAGTCTGTTCTTCGCGCTGGCCTACTCGGTCAAGGGTCTGCGTTTCAAAGAGGTGCCCTTCCTCGACTCGGCGACGTCGAGCATCCACTTCGTCAGCCCCGCGCTGTACGGCCTGGCGCTCGCCGGCGCGACCGTCACCCCGGGGCTGTGGCTGGTGCTCCTGGCCTTCTTTCTGTGGGGCGTCGGCAGCCACGCGTTCGGCGCGGTCCAGGATGTGGTGCCGGATCGCGAGGCCGGCATCGCCTCGGTCGCCACCGTCCTCGGCGCCGCCCGCACCGTCCGGCTCGCGATCGCGGCCTGGGCGCTCGCCGCGCTCGTCGCGCTCGCGATCCCGTGGCCCGGCCCGCTCGCCGCTGTGCTGGCGCTCCCGTACATCCTGGTCGCCGCGCCGTTCTGGTCCGTTCCGGACGATCGCGCGAGCTTCGCCAACCGAGGCTGGCGGCGTTTCCTCAGGATCAACTACGCGTGCGGCTTCTTGCTCACCCTGCTGTTGATCGGGTACGCGCTCCACTCGGTGTAG
- a CDS encoding J domain-containing protein, translated as MSDSPAAPSPYETLGVSAAVSQEDLRRAYRRLARETHPDTGGTAARFQAVQAAWELVGDPDSRARYDRGESLAVDAVSGESAAGGFSATMHPTRSAARGGTVRARSYGHPGGQARERFLALMREWMGRGSDADPYDPGLVRSAPREIRRLLAAALAQEATARAVSGLGIGFTLWSDVAVHPASDTKLDHIVLGPAGLFAVRSADWGGEVRIAKGELVGPGLARDEEPFHDLARAAKSFGRQAGVRFTGHLVVVPDDALAVPFDAVPRGRLAGSLVVRRSLLPAILRDGANAAGRESVDRAFELRPRLQEAVRFV; from the coding sequence ATGAGCGACAGTCCGGCCGCGCCGAGCCCCTACGAGACCCTCGGCGTCAGCGCGGCCGTGAGCCAGGAGGACCTGCGCCGGGCCTACCGGCGGCTTGCGCGCGAGACCCATCCGGACACGGGCGGGACCGCCGCCCGGTTCCAGGCCGTTCAGGCCGCCTGGGAGCTGGTCGGCGATCCTGATTCCCGCGCTCGCTACGACCGCGGCGAGAGCCTCGCCGTGGACGCCGTCTCCGGCGAGTCGGCCGCCGGCGGGTTCAGCGCCACCATGCACCCCACCCGTTCCGCCGCCCGCGGCGGAACCGTGCGCGCCCGCAGCTACGGCCATCCCGGCGGACAGGCCCGCGAGCGCTTCCTCGCCCTCATGCGGGAGTGGATGGGCCGCGGCAGCGACGCCGACCCGTACGATCCGGGCCTGGTGCGCTCGGCGCCGCGCGAGATCCGCCGGCTGCTGGCCGCCGCTCTCGCCCAGGAGGCCACAGCCCGGGCTGTGTCGGGCCTCGGAATCGGCTTCACCCTCTGGAGCGATGTCGCTGTCCATCCCGCCTCCGACACCAAGCTGGATCACATCGTCCTCGGTCCCGCCGGCCTCTTCGCCGTCCGCTCCGCCGATTGGGGCGGCGAGGTCAGGATCGCGAAGGGCGAACTCGTCGGCCCCGGCCTTGCCCGCGACGAGGAGCCATTCCACGACCTCGCTCGCGCCGCCAAGTCCTTCGGCCGTCAGGCGGGCGTGCGCTTCACCGGTCATCTCGTCGTCGTCCCGGATGACGCCCTGGCCGTTCCGTTCGATGCGGTCCCGCGTGGCCGTCTCGCCGGTTCGCTCGTCGTCCGCCGCTCGCTCCTGCCCGCGATCCTCCGCGACGGCGCGAACGCCGCCGGCCGTGAGAGCGTCGACCGCGCGTTCGAGCTGCGCCCGCGGCTGCAGGAGGCTGTGCGTTTCGTCTAG
- a CDS encoding VOC family protein — MVSILDIFSGFSVDDIAAARAFYRDVLSLDVSDGLMGSLDLALPAGGHVFVYPKPDHAPASFTILNLVVDDIDAAVDALNAKGVVTKIYEDDDLRTDEKGIARGRAQNRGPDIAWFRDPAGNVLSVLAE, encoded by the coding sequence ATGGTCAGCATCCTCGACATCTTCAGCGGTTTCAGCGTGGACGACATCGCCGCCGCCCGCGCTTTCTACCGGGACGTCCTGAGCCTCGACGTCTCCGACGGCCTGATGGGCTCCCTGGATCTCGCCCTGCCCGCAGGCGGCCATGTCTTCGTCTACCCGAAGCCGGATCACGCGCCCGCGTCGTTCACCATCCTGAACCTCGTCGTCGACGACATCGACGCGGCGGTCGACGCCCTCAACGCGAAGGGCGTCGTCACCAAGATCTACGAGGACGACGACCTGCGGACGGATGAGAAAGGCATCGCTCGCGGCAGGGCGCAGAACCGCGGGCCGGACATCGCCTGGTTCCGTGACCCGGCCGGCAATGTGCTGTCCGTGCTCGCCGAGTAG
- a CDS encoding FHA domain-containing protein, whose protein sequence is MPDESYPHGSDNTPERDATNNPLRDSASGNEETTARFGDDFVSKMYPLDGEISPEEQEAIAALPSGSALLIVRRGPNAGARFLLDADVTTAGRHPNAEIFLDDVTVSRRHAEFTRRGTTFEVRDLGSLNGTYYDGVRIESAFLADSAEVQIGKFRLTFYASRHDLAAVASG, encoded by the coding sequence GTGCCTGACGAGAGCTATCCCCACGGTTCGGACAACACGCCGGAGCGCGACGCCACGAACAACCCCCTGCGTGATTCCGCGTCGGGGAACGAAGAGACCACGGCTCGCTTCGGCGATGATTTCGTGTCGAAGATGTACCCGCTCGACGGGGAGATCTCGCCGGAGGAGCAGGAGGCGATCGCCGCGCTGCCCTCGGGCTCCGCGCTGCTGATCGTGCGCCGCGGCCCCAACGCCGGGGCCCGCTTCCTCCTCGACGCCGATGTGACGACCGCCGGCCGTCACCCCAACGCCGAGATCTTCCTCGACGATGTGACCGTCTCGCGACGGCACGCGGAGTTCACGCGCCGGGGAACCACCTTCGAGGTCCGCGACCTCGGTTCGCTGAACGGCACATACTACGACGGCGTCCGCATCGAGAGCGCCTTTCTGGCCGACTCCGCCGAGGTTCAGATCGGTAAGTTCCGGCTCACGTTCTACGCCTCCCGCCACGACCTCGCCGCCGTGGCGAGCGGCTAA
- a CDS encoding ROK family transcriptional regulator, with amino-acid sequence MSTLDGSDVATLRRLNSRLLLAALQPSQPSRTVSELARTTKLSRPTVEASLASLVTEGWVREQPPAQTRHRAGRPAKRYAFDAARRIVLGVDLGPHGVTVEVADLRGESLSVVHSDEIDLTQASVAFRETQDAVHRAVADAGVSLESVICATFGIPGVVSDSGDVVRTTVVPGWMGPDLIRGLGRLLPGVRVFVENDAKLAALAEQEWGHARGVRSAVCLLVGHRLGASVITQGSLLRGSHGAAGEIGALPSTLWGFACRHLNDSGDDPAAVFARADSGDHRASMAVDAFVAELATGLAVLCLAVDPEVVIVGGGVAAAGAALLDRLEVALRPLVLFEPEIEVSSLERVVVRGAVARSLSFVRHELLDLSVASGLPGFPS; translated from the coding sequence ATGAGCACATTGGATGGAAGCGATGTCGCCACCTTGCGGCGGCTCAACAGTCGGCTGCTCCTGGCTGCGTTGCAGCCGAGCCAGCCTTCGCGCACTGTCTCGGAGTTGGCGCGGACGACGAAGCTGAGCCGGCCGACGGTCGAGGCGAGCCTGGCCTCGCTCGTGACCGAGGGCTGGGTGCGCGAACAGCCTCCCGCGCAGACCCGGCATCGTGCCGGGCGGCCCGCCAAACGGTATGCCTTCGACGCTGCGCGCCGGATCGTCCTCGGTGTGGATCTGGGCCCGCACGGTGTGACTGTCGAGGTCGCGGACCTCCGCGGTGAATCGTTGTCCGTGGTCCACTCCGACGAGATCGATCTCACACAGGCCTCCGTGGCCTTTCGCGAGACGCAGGATGCGGTCCATCGCGCGGTCGCGGACGCGGGCGTGTCGCTGGAGTCGGTGATTTGCGCGACGTTCGGCATCCCCGGCGTCGTCTCGGACTCCGGTGACGTCGTCCGCACGACCGTGGTCCCTGGCTGGATGGGGCCCGACCTGATTCGCGGCCTGGGGCGCCTGCTGCCCGGGGTTCGCGTCTTCGTCGAGAACGACGCGAAGCTCGCTGCCCTTGCGGAGCAGGAGTGGGGGCACGCGCGCGGAGTCAGGAGCGCGGTCTGCCTCCTGGTCGGCCACCGTCTCGGCGCGAGCGTGATCACCCAGGGCTCCCTTCTGCGCGGATCTCACGGCGCCGCCGGCGAGATCGGTGCGCTTCCCTCGACGCTGTGGGGGTTCGCCTGCCGTCATCTGAACGACTCTGGAGACGATCCCGCCGCCGTGTTCGCGCGTGCCGACTCGGGGGATCATCGCGCCAGCATGGCCGTCGACGCATTCGTCGCAGAGCTGGCGACGGGCCTTGCGGTGCTCTGCCTTGCCGTGGACCCAGAGGTGGTGATCGTGGGCGGCGGTGTCGCCGCGGCGGGCGCCGCTCTTCTGGACCGGCTCGAGGTGGCTCTGAGGCCACTGGTGTTGTTCGAACCGGAGATCGAGGTGTCGAGTCTGGAACGCGTTGTCGTACGGGGCGCAGTGGCCAGATCGCTGAGTTTCGTCCGGCACGAGCTGCTCGATCTCTCCGTCGCCTCCGGTTTGCCGGGATTCCCCTCTTGA
- a CDS encoding CDP-alcohol phosphatidyltransferase family protein: protein MDGVGAISARVWTIPNALSFFRLALVPVFLAFVIAGHDALALLVLVVSSITDFLDGWLARRLDQVSRLGQLLDPAADRLYIFAALIGLAWRDIVPWWLVAVIVARDVMLAVLGVILANHGYGPLPVRHLGKVATFCLFWALPLLMLGEAFAPLAPFSLPLGWAFALWGAFLYWWAGIAYIRETARVIRLPADDSGVRSDTLDGKEADGA, encoded by the coding sequence GTGGATGGAGTCGGCGCGATCAGCGCGCGCGTGTGGACGATCCCGAACGCTCTCAGTTTCTTCCGGCTCGCGCTCGTTCCGGTTTTCCTGGCCTTCGTGATCGCGGGCCATGACGCCCTCGCGCTCCTCGTCCTCGTCGTGTCGAGCATCACGGACTTCCTCGACGGCTGGCTGGCCCGCCGACTCGATCAGGTCTCCCGGCTCGGTCAGCTGCTCGATCCGGCCGCCGACCGGCTCTACATCTTCGCTGCTCTGATCGGTCTGGCCTGGCGGGACATCGTCCCGTGGTGGCTCGTCGCCGTCATCGTCGCCCGGGATGTCATGCTCGCTGTCCTCGGCGTCATCCTCGCGAACCACGGCTATGGCCCGCTCCCGGTACGCCACCTCGGCAAGGTCGCCACCTTCTGTCTGTTCTGGGCGCTCCCGCTGCTCATGCTCGGCGAGGCGTTCGCGCCCCTCGCTCCCTTCTCCCTCCCGCTCGGCTGGGCTTTCGCGCTCTGGGGCGCCTTCCTCTACTGGTGGGCCGGCATCGCCTACATTCGGGAAACCGCCCGCGTCATCCGTCTTCCGGCCGATGACAGCGGCGTTCGATCCGATACGCTGGACGGGAAGGAGGCTGACGGTGCCTGA
- a CDS encoding RNA-binding S4 domain-containing protein has product MADPASVRVDSWAWAVRLFKTRSSASDACKAGHLRVNGDRAKPAQPVKVGDEVRAFAGGSEKLYIARRLIVKRVGAAVAAECYEDRTPPPLPKAETPTGITRERGAGRPTKRERRMLEQLRGR; this is encoded by the coding sequence GTGGCCGATCCCGCGAGCGTGCGCGTCGACTCCTGGGCGTGGGCCGTGCGGCTGTTCAAGACCCGCTCATCGGCCTCGGACGCCTGCAAAGCCGGGCATCTGAGAGTCAATGGCGATCGGGCGAAGCCCGCGCAGCCGGTGAAGGTGGGCGACGAGGTCCGCGCCTTCGCGGGCGGGTCGGAGAAGCTCTACATCGCGAGGCGGCTGATCGTGAAGCGCGTCGGCGCAGCCGTGGCGGCGGAGTGCTACGAAGATCGGACGCCGCCGCCTCTCCCGAAAGCGGAGACCCCGACCGGGATCACCCGCGAGCGCGGTGCCGGACGCCCGACCAAACGGGAACGGCGGATGCTGGAACAGCTGCGGGGGCGCTGA